The nucleotide sequence CGAACTGCACGCCTTTCGGCGCTTCAATTTCGGACAAGTGGATGGTTTCACCAGCTTTCAGATCGGCGACGTCAACTTCAATGTATTCTGGCAAGTTTTTGGGTTCACACAGCACTTCCAGTTCATTGACATTATGAACAAGCAAGCCGCCTTCATTTTTGACGCCATGGCACTTGTCTTCATTGATAAAGTGAACGGGCACGTGCATACGAATGACTTCACCAGCTTTCACACGCTGGAAGTCGGCATGCAGGATAATTGGCTTCCAAGGATGGCGCTGAATGTCCTTGAGGACGGCTTTCACCTTCTTCTTGCCAATATGCAGTGTGATGACGTGTGAATAGAAGGCTTCATTTTCAAGGGCATGAAAGAGATCATCATGACGCAGGGCCAGAGAAACTGGCGCCTCATCGCCACCATACAAAATTGCTGGCATTTTTCCGCTACGACGCAGGCGGCGGCTCGCACCTTTCCCCAAGTCTTCGCGGACTTCGGCTTTCAACTCGAATTCGTTCATAGGTTATCTCCGCAACTGTAAGTATCAAAACACTCCCCCGACATGCCCCCGCGACCAGAGGCAAATCAGGCATTAGTCTAAAAACATGGAGCTGATGGACTCCTCTTCATTGACGCGACGGATGGCCTCAGCCAGCATGTCGGCCAATGAAAGCTGGCGGATTCTATCACACTCTTTTGCTTTTTCCGAGAGCGGAATTGTATCTGTGACCACCAGTTCATCAAGCGCAGACGCTCGGATATTTTCGATGGCTGGACCAGACAACACGGGATGTGTGCAGTAGGCACGCACCGTACGCGCACCATTTTCTTTCAGTGCTTTGGCCGCCAGACACAACGTCCCGGCTGTGTCCACCATGTCATCGACGATGATGCAGTCTTGGCCGTCAACCTGACCAATGATGTGCATAACTTCTGCTTGATTGGCTTCCGGCCGGCGTTTGTCAATGATGGCAAGCGGGCTGTCGTTCAAACGTTTGGCCACCGCGCGCGCCCGAACCACACCACCGACGTCGGGTGATACGACCATTGGTCGTTCTAGGCCCTGCGCTCGAATATCATCCAGCAACACAGGCGTGGCGTACACATTATCGACTGGGAAATCGAAAAAGCCCTGAATCTGGTCGGCGTGGAGATCAAC is from Gammaproteobacteria bacterium and encodes:
- a CDS encoding 50S ribosomal protein L25/general stress protein Ctc, with amino-acid sequence MNEFELKAEVREDLGKGASRRLRRSGKMPAILYGGDEAPVSLALRHDDLFHALENEAFYSHVITLHIGKKKVKAVLKDIQRHPWKPIILHADFQRVKAGEVIRMHVPVHFINEDKCHGVKNEGGLLVHNVNELEVLCEPKNLPEYIEVDVADLKAGETIHLSEIEAPKGVQFAELVHGHDLALVTVSKKGGEADTSGNDEDASEGEGEEA
- a CDS encoding ribose-phosphate pyrophosphokinase; the protein is MSDLMLFHGNATPELAKKIAQRLNVPMGNAMVGRFSDGEINVEILDNVRGKDVFVVQSTCAPTNDHIMELAVMADALRRASAARITAVTPYFGYARQDRRVRSKRVPISAKVVADMMAIVGIDRMLTVDLHADQIQGFFDFPVDNVYATPVLLDDIRAQGLERPMVVSPDVGGVVRARAVAKRLNDSPLAIIDKRRPEANQAEVMHIIGQVDGQDCIIVDDMVDTAGTLCLAAKALKENGARTVRAYCTHPVLSGPAIENIRASALDELVVTDTIPLSEKAKECDRIRQLSLADMLAEAIRRVNEEESISSMFLD